Proteins from a single region of Carettochelys insculpta isolate YL-2023 chromosome 17, ASM3395843v1, whole genome shotgun sequence:
- the LOC142022208 gene encoding interleukin-17C-like — protein sequence MQLNLEVAAHLLLAFACCQTLGAHLPCREPSDAELEAMLSHQLAPGLSILAPLEGVWPDRDLKPCPVNVSQTSPHLRDMSTSPWSYRVNEDPQRYPRQLLEAYCLCEGCLVDRQEDRSGLSKPFLQEVLVLQKSGLCKGGRYVYQPHRLQVAQFCICIFP from the exons ATGCAGCTAAAC ctggaagtggctgCCCACCTTCTGCTGGCCTTCGCCTGTTGCCAGACATTGGGTGCCCACCTTCCCTGCCGGGAGCCCTCGGATGCAGAGCTGGAAGCCATGCTCAGCCACCAGCTAGCTCCTGGGCTCAGCATACTGGCTCCACTGGAGGGTGTTTGGCCTGACCGGGACCTGAAGCCATGCCCTGTGAATGTCAGTCAGACCTCGCCCCATCTCCGGGACATGAGCACCTCGCCATGGTCTTACAG GGTCAATGAAGATCCCCAGAGGTACCCCCGGCAGCTGCTGGAAGCCTACTGCCTGTGTGAGGGCTGCCTGGTAGACAGGCAGGAGGACCGGTCTGGGCTCAGCAAGCCCTTTCTCCAGGAGGTGCTCGTGCTGCAGAAATCTGGCCTGTGCAAGGGAGGCCGCTACGTTTACCAGCCCCACCGCCTGCAGGTCGCGCAGTTCTGCATCTGCATCTTCCCTTGA
- the ACTL10 gene encoding actin-like protein 10, with translation MGKGAVVIDNGSCFTRAGFAGEDKPKSMLKTTSMPPTCPAVMRDTPGHLTTTTCCGMGNTRVPKTHPLRHGIITDWEAMENLWSHLFFCGLRLSPEERPLLMTDSPSCPTTNREKMAEVCFEALGVPALHVANTGLLSLCSCGRVTGLAVEAGAGVSHVTAICAGQIWREATYRLDVAGFSLSKHMHNLLLRSTNDPLLLNTLQKTTVTQLKRQCCYVSMDYERDLQDKAHQFPLGFKTPDGHWITLDKERFCCPEPLFQPKLLDHNSPGLHLLAFQSLWKVPDECQGDIIGNTVLSGGSSMFPCFPERMCSELDALLHGKGYRTKILAAPKRSMAVWAGGSMAASLKSFRHMWMRKGEYQECGAAYVHKKFN, from the coding sequence ATGGGAAAAGGTGCAGTGGTCATTGACAATGGCAGCTGCTTCACTCGGGCCGGCTTTGCTGGAGAGGACAAGCCAAAGTCTATGCTGAAGACTACATCCATGCCTCCCACCTGCCCAGCTGTGATGAGGGACACCCCAGgccacctcaccaccaccacctgctgcGGAATGGGCAACACCAGGGTGCCCAAAACCCACCCACTCAGGCATGGCATCATCACTGACTGGGAAGCCATGGAAAATCTGTGGAGCCATCTTTTCTTCTGTGGGCTCCGTCTGTCCCCTGAAGAGCGCCCACTGCTCATGACCGACTCGCCCTCCTGCCCCACGACCAATCGGGAGAAGATGGCTGAGGTGTGCTTTGAGGCCCTTGGCGTTCCAGCCTTGCATGTGGCTAACACGGGGcttctctccctctgctcctgcgGCAGGGTCACTGGTCTGGCtgtggaggctggggctggtgtgtcCCATGTCACTGCCATCTGTGCTGGGCAGATCTGGAGGGAGGCCACCTATCGCCTGGATGTGGCTGGGTTTTCCCTCTCCAAGCACATGCATAACCTGCTCTTGAGGAGCACCAATGACCCACTGCTCCTGAACACCTTGCAGAAGACAACGGTGACGCAGCTGAAGAGGCAGTGCTGCTACGTGTCAATGGACTATGAACGAGACCTCCAGGACAAAGCTCACCAGTTCCCCTTGGGTTTTAAGACCCCTGATGGGCACTGGATAACTCTGGATAAGGAGCGGTTCTGCTGCCCGGAACCGCTCTTCCAGCCAAAACTGCTTGATCACAACTCTCCAGGCCTTCACCTTCTAGCTTTCCAAAGCCTTTGGAAAGTGCCAGATGAGTGCCAGGGGGATATTATTGGGAACACCGTGTTGTCAGGGGGCTCGTCGATGTTTCCTTGCTTCCCCGAGAGGATGTGCTCAGAGCTGGATGCCCTGTTACATGGCAAAGGCTACAGGACTAAAATCCTGGCTGCTCCAAAAAGGAGTATGGCCGTCTGGGCTGGAGGGTCCATGGCAGCCTCACTTAAGTCCTTCCGGCATATGTGGATGAGGAAGGGCGAGTACCAGGAGTGTGGGGCAGCATATGTGCACAAGAAGTTCAACTGa